From a region of the Bacteroidota bacterium genome:
- a CDS encoding sugar phosphate nucleotidyltransferase, whose translation MKDKKQAIIFAAGLGTRLKPLTDNIPKVLVEVDGVSMLERIILKLTDHDFKKIVINTHYFAEKIESFINSKHFDAEIILSYEKDVLETGGGLVYAKKYFDEGNILVYNGDILTDIDISELWEEHISNDAIVTLASFPRKSTREFIWNEKNNLCGWRNLTTGEYKWSNKTDNFTAMPFAAVHVVNTEIFDLLPKEGKFSLVPHYLEISKTLVIKNQITNSNYWFDIGS comes from the coding sequence ATGAAAGATAAAAAGCAAGCTATAATATTTGCTGCAGGACTCGGCACACGTTTAAAACCTCTTACTGACAATATTCCAAAAGTTCTGGTAGAAGTTGACGGTGTGTCAATGCTGGAAAGAATTATCTTAAAGCTGACAGACCACGACTTCAAAAAAATAGTAATCAACACCCATTATTTTGCCGAAAAAATTGAGAGTTTCATCAACAGCAAACATTTCGATGCAGAAATTATTCTGTCATACGAGAAGGATGTTCTTGAAACCGGAGGAGGATTGGTTTATGCCAAAAAGTATTTTGACGAAGGAAATATCCTGGTATACAACGGCGACATATTAACCGACATTGACATATCTGAACTTTGGGAAGAACACATTAGCAATGATGCAATAGTAACACTGGCTTCTTTCCCCCGAAAATCGACACGCGAATTTATTTGGAACGAAAAAAATAATTTATGCGGGTGGAGAAATCTTACAACGGGCGAGTATAAATGGAGCAATAAAACTGATAATTTTACAGCAATGCCTTTTGCAGCGGTTCATGTTGTAAACACTGAAATATTCGACCTTTTGCCAAAAGAGGGTAAGTTTTCGCTTGTACCTCACTACTTAGAAATTTCAAAAACATTGGTGATAAAAAACCAGATAACTAATAGCAATTATTGGTTTGACATCGGTTCGAA